A single window of Plutella xylostella chromosome 25, ilPluXylo3.1, whole genome shotgun sequence DNA harbors:
- the LOC105390686 gene encoding papilin isoform X5, whose amino-acid sequence MVIGNFRSLLLAVIVLSNCITWTSSRHHFKHHVLRHRSRHRRQGAGLYLAASYVLPGGEGGGAWGPWGEVSPCSRTCGGGVASQKRICLEIGPDGQPRCAGGDTKYFSCETHDCPAGAADFRSEQCAEYNNVTFRGVTYNWIPYTKAPNPCELNCRPRGERFYYRQARQVVDGTRCNEESFDVCVNGECQPVGCDMMLGSNAKEDKCRECRGNGTNCHTANGRIDNQDLTQGYNDVLLIPQGATNIYIAEVRASNNYLALRSKQYNNYYLNGDYHIDFPRSISIAGALWQYERSQQGFPAPDKLRCLGPTNEPLYLSLLLQDVNVGIEYEYSIPKSIAPPPNQQYNWVFDEFTPCSASCGGGIQYRNVTCRSREDLDVVDSSLCDEGLRPATNQTCANHACAARWVEGPWSPCSKPCGEAGTRSRAVYCEKVISNGRGSVVDDSECFNQLGPKPELYQECNKNSACPSWFTGPWKACDKLCGEGKQTRQVVCHQKTNGKVEVFPDKECADEKPPSEQSCMIHPCEGVDWVVSDWVGCDSCLSKERTRQAECATKDRTVVNSTFCSYHPMPVLKEDCDRTKLPPCTVQWYATQWSNCSVECGHGVKVRRIFCGLFDGTAVIKVDDSRCSEEEKYNETTPCEIPDEKCPAKWFGGPWSECTKECGGGEQFRHTMCLKGSLEASDCDPEAVLDSSQACNTQACNKDEIIPVDSKSTPIMDEDYEDEECEEEEEEYPEVGAEESLEGEEDTASSVSDIMFSDSPSTDITEEGSGMESTLFTSSDTETSDEGSAFGSTTELEESLPTSETVSEGSTESVSEGSTEAGESSTTEAGISGSTETLETDVTSSSSDATEVTGESDSTTESSTDVTGATEESGSTEAGGSTEANTGASDSTDQSTTESGSSEASTESASEATSESSTIEESTTEGSTESSTDGASTTDSGSTESSTSASESSDSASSVTTEESSTDFAGTTEDAEITESSGATEASASEGSTETEVTESAITEVTESGATDVTGSEATEETGGSTVTESTEETGSTVTEETGSTVTEETEETGGSTATEETGSTVTEESVATESEGSTVTEETEATSELSSKSTTPWDWYSTVEGTTKHKVCKPRKKKAKCKKSKFGCCPDKRTPAAGPFDEGCPNPKTCKESKYGCCPDGVSPAQGEKNEECPQPPCKETLYGCCKSDNKTPAEGNNEEGCPPPPPKCKSSKYGCCKDGKTEATGPKKKGCPETAPKKGTKGCAASPHGCCSDGKTEATGPNGAGCPCNITEFGCCPDNVSPARGPQMEGCVMSCNTSAYGCCPDGETPAHGPDNEGCCLLYSFGCCPDNYKPAEGPQLQGCGCQYAKFGCCPDNITIAHGTNKEGCGCQYTQHGCCPDRHTEAAGPNYEGCGCHTYQFGCCPDGTTIAKGPNLYGCHCSQSQFGCCGDGQTAAKGPEGAGCDCAASKHGCCPDGQTEATGEKFAGCADIPVNRQASCALKTDRGPCRNYSVSWYYDIEYGGCSRFWYGGCEGNGNRFSSQEECQDVCVHPSPKDACKLPKSKGACQGYNLHWYFDTDRQQCGQFVYGGCLGNDNNFETRDACQDQCEPARSGNQCHLPLERGSCAGNFNRWGYNKEAGRCEQFTWGGCEGNGNRFNSEAACVQKCDPPGALKPECTLPKEPGNCTEKYARWAFSESENRCLPFYFTGCNGNDNNYQTEEECSSRCPSAYEQDTCLLPAETGSCADYREKWYFDSAEQRCRQFYYGGCGGNDNNFNSQIECERRCRQAASTTTTPQPSAPEQFRNEFCFMEVDQGPCHEAEPRWAYDSARGACTQFQYGGCGGNRNNFPSREYCQYYCSPAQDVCQLPMSTGPCEASVMAWFYDASSDSCSQFTYGGCEGNGNRFQSRDECERRCRTGPAAPAPAETTTTAAAPTESIAPQCQSYPEPCTSTGEVWYYDQGRRECVPHQNQQYGAECRNTGVFQSQEACDRSCGAFRGLDVCNSPLDAGPCQAFETKIFFNQTAQACQAFTYGGCHGGPNRFSTVDECEQTCRPRTDGSDVCNMEQDSGSCDGYYIKWFYDRLRGDCGQFIYTGCGGNQNNFETQEACEGRCIYGQLQPTTALPPSTASQTVQQQVTVTPQATDPKCTTPESLEPCGFNSTVFYYDSTVQDCVAGNIGGCRHPNSYATEEQCQRECGLFRGLDVCRYNLDPGPCKASIPKYFYDPVTGACQIFAYGGCGGGPNRFSTVEECEKICTRGAGINEVTECDAYIEECNQIRCEYGVQSVRTETGCERCLCAAAPSNCDAQARECAEIKCPFGVDKTVGEDNCERCTCKEHLCAGQVCPAGQRCVLDAYRDPVTQESRYNADCRTVNKPGLCPSEQLLATEQACRRECTDDADCRGVGKCCASGCSQLCVAPLASATTPYVPSTTGVPELPQAPQANPQTEPEVMSEENGKATLRCLFHGNPPPKITWQRGKVTIDGTVGRYRLLSDGALEIVQLYRNDSGVYICVANNGLGTARQEVRLQVNDPVERAAGIAGDAGAAVTGELGQALALRCLAYGYPTPTIAWYRGVSGPMVPFVSRQYEARGFVLQIRALDLETIGEYACQAYNGLGKPASWAVVVQAYQPDGQHIDSPFLVARESVVRVTPRLAYTEPTTAATTPEPEPEVPVYTVPVSTRLRATQNKFASGSELSIPCEVDGYPTPEVHWTKDGVRLQPSDRLQLSDARLTISQLAPADSGVYGCHAANAFSSHYATLQITVEGLYIPASCYDNPFFANCALIVSGHFCHHKYYSGFCCNSCVRSGQISIEEIQSLMSSKRRK is encoded by the exons GTTCTACGGCACCGGAGTCGGCACAGACGGCAGGGCGCGGGGCTGTACCTGGCGGCGTCCTACGTGCTGCCGGGGGGCGAGGGGGGCGGGGCGTGGGGCCCGTGGGGCGAGGTGTCTCCCTGCTCCCGGACCTGTGGGGGCGGCGTCGCCAGCCAGAAGCGGATATGCTTGGAGATCGG GCCAGACGGGCAGCCGCGGTGCGCAGGGGGGGACACCAAGTACTTCTCGTGCGAGACCCACGACTGCCCCGCCGGCGCCGCAGACTTCCGCAGCGAGCAGTGTGCAGAGTACAACAATGTCACCTTCAGGGGGGTCacgtataa CTGGATCCCCTACACCAAGGCTCCGAACCCGTGCGAGCTGAACTGCCGGCCGCGCGGGGAGCGCTTCTACTACCGCCAGGCGCGGCAGGTGGTGGACGGCACCAGGTGCAACGAGGAGTCCTTTGACGTCTGCGTCAATGGGGAGTGCCAG CCTGTAGGTTGTGACATGATGCTGGGTTCCAACGCCAAGGAAGACAAGTGCAGAGAGTGTCGTGGAAATGGAACAAACTGCCACACTGCCAACGGACGCATCGACAACCAAGATCTCACACAGG GCTACAACGATGTACTATTAATACCCCAGGGAGCTACTAATATCTACATTGCAGAAGTCAGAGCATCAAATAACTACCTCG CCCTAAGAAGTAAGCAGTACAACAATTACTACCTGAACGGTGACTACCACATCGACTTCCCGCGGTCGATCAGCATCGCCGGTGCCCTGTGGCAGTACGAACGCAGCCAGCAGGGCTTCCCGGCTCCAGACAAGCTGAGGTGCCTCGGGCCCACCAACGAACCTTTGTATCTTTCG CTGCTCCTTCAAGACGTGAACGTGGGTATCGAGTACGAGTACAGCATCCCCAAGTCCATCGCGCCACCCCCGAACCAGCAGTACAACTGGGTCTTTGACGAGTTCACGCCTTGCAGCGCGTCTTGTGGAGGAG GCATCCAATACCGCAACGTGACCTGCAGATCTCGGGAAGACCTGGACGTGGTCGACAGCAGCCTCTGCGACGAGGGTCTCAGACCAGCTACCAACCAGACTTGCGCCAACCACGCATGCGCTGCCAGATGGGTGGAAGGGCCCTGGAGTCCTTGTTCCAAGCCCTGCGGAGAAGCTGGCACCAGATCTCGAGCTGTGTACTGTGAGAAGGTTATTTCTAATGG CCGTGGCTCCGTGGTCGACGACAGTGAATGCTTCAACCAACTGGGACCGAAACCCGAGCTCTACCAAGAATGCAACAAGAACTCCGCGTGTCCATCTTGGTTCACTGGGCCTTGGAAAGCT TGTGACAAGCTTTGCGGTGAAGGCAAGCAGACGCGCCAAGTCGTATGCCACCAGAAGACCAACGGCAAGGTGGAGGTGTTCCCTGACAAGGAGTGTGCTGATGAGAAGCCTCCGAGTGAACAGAGCTGCATGATCCACCCGTGCGAAGGCGTCGACTGGGTCGTGTCTGATTGGGTTGGG TGCGACAGCTGCCTATCGAAGGAAAGGACGCGTCAAGCAGAGTGCGCGACTAAAGACCGGACTGTGGTGAATTCGACCTTCTGCTCCTACCATCCCATGCCGGTCCTGAAGGAAGACTGCGACAGGACCAAGCTGCCTCCTTGCACCGTGCAGTGGTACGCTACCCAGTGGAGTAAT TGTTCAGTGGAATGCGGTCACGGGGTGAAGGTCCGTCGCATCTTCTGTGGCCTCTTCGACGGGACTGCCGTCATCAAGGTAGACGATTCCCGTTGCAGCGAGGAAGAGAAGTACAACGAGACTACTCCCTGTGAGATCCCTGATGAGAAGTGTCCTGCTAAATGGTTCGGAGGACCCTGGTCTGAG TGCACAAAAGAGTGCGGCGGAGGCGAGCAGTTCCGCCACACGATGTGCCTGAAGGGCAGCCTGGAGGCCAGCGACTGCGACCCCGAGGCCGTGCTGGACTCCAGCCAGGCCTGCAACACACAGGCGTGCAATAAAG ATGAAATCATTCCGGTGGACTCGAAATCCACACCGATCATGGACGAGGACTATGAAGACGAGGAATGTGAAGAAGAAGAGGAAGAGTACCCCGAGGTCGGCGCTGAGGAGAGTCTGGAGGGAGAAGAAGATACCGCTTCTAGT GTCAGCGACATTATGTTCAGTGACAGCCCATCTACTGATATTACAG aagaAGGGTCTGGTATGGAAAGCACGTTATTCACAAGCTCCGATACTGAAACGTCCGACGAAGGTTCCGCATTCGGCTCCACAACTGAACTTGAGGAAAGCCTTCCAACAAGTGAGACCGTCAGTGAAGGTAGCACTGAATCAGTCAGCGAAGGCAGTACTGAGGCTGGAGAATCTTCCACTACTGAAGCAGGCATATCTGGATCTACTGAAACTTTGGAAACTGACGTCACATCATCATCGAGTGATGCCACAGAGGTCACTGGCGAATCTGATTCAACGACTGAAAGTTCGACCGATGTTACCGGTGCCACTGAAGAAAGTGGCTCTACCGAAGCTGGAGGTTCCACTGAGGCAAACACTG GTGCTTCAGATTCTACCGATCAGAGCACTACAGAAAGCGGCAGCAGTGAAGCATCTACTGAATCAGCCAGCGAAGCTACTTCGGAAAGTTCAACTATCGAAG AATCTACAACGGAAGGATCTACGGAAAGCAGTACTGACGGCGCTAGCACAACGGATAGTGGATCAACAGAAAGCTCAACATCCGCATCAGAATCTTCAGACTCAGCCAGTTCTGTAACAACTGAAGAATCATCTACAGACTTTGCCGGCACTACAGAAGACGCTGAGATTACGGAATCATCAGGAGCAACTGAAGCAAGTGCTTCTGAAGGCTCAACTGAAACAGAAGTTACTGAAAGTGCAATCACAGAAGTTACAGAAAGCGGAGCTACCGATGTTACTGGAAGTGAGGCTACTGAAGAAACCGGTGGTAGTACAGTCACAGAGAGTACGGAAGAGACTGGTAGTACGGTTACCGAGGAAACTGGAAGTACTGTTACGGAAGAGACAGAAGAAACAGGAGGTAGCACAGCCACCGAAGAAACAGGTAGCACAGTTACTGAAGAATCTGTTGCCACTGAATCTGAAGGCTCAACAGTTACAGAAG AAACCGAGGCAACGAGCGAATTATCATCAAAATCAACAA CACCTTGGGACTGGTACTCCACCGTGGAGGGGACCACCAAGCACAAGGTGTGCAAGCCGAGGAAGAAGAAGGCCAAGTGCAAGAAATCCAAGTTCGGATGCTGTCCCGACAAGAGGACCCCTGCCGCTGGACCGTTCGATGAAG GTTGCCCCAACCCCAAGACCTGCAAAGAGTCGAAATACGGCTGCTGTCCCGACGGCGTTTCACCAGCTCAAGGAGAGAAGAACGAGGAGTGCCCGCAACCTCCTTGCAAGGAAACTCTTTACGGATGCTGCAAGAGCGACAACAAGACTCCTGCAGAAGGGAATAATGAGGAGGGATGCCCACCGCCACCGCCTAAGTGCAAGTCTTCGAA ATATGGCTGCTGTAAAGATGGAAAAACTGAAGCTACAGGACCTAAGAAGAAGGGATGTCCAGAGACAGCACCAAAGAAGGGCACCAAGGGTTGTGCGGCATCACCTCACGGCTGCTGCTCCGATGGAAAGACTGAGGCCACCGGACCAAACGGCGCTGGCTGCCCCTGCAACATTACTGAATTCGGCTGCTGTCCTGATAATGTTTCACCAG CTCGCGGTCCTCAAATGGAAGGCTGTGTGATGTCCTGCAACACGTCAGCGTACGGGTGCTGCCCAGACGGCGAGACTCCGGCCCACGGGCCCGACAACGAGGGCTGCTGCTTGCTGTACAGCTTCGGATGCTGCCCCGACAACTACAAGCCGGCTGAAGGGCCTCAGTTGCAAG GTTGTGGATGCCAATACGCCAAATTTGGATGCTGCCCTGACAATATTACGATCGCCCATGGAACCAACAAGGAAGGCTGCGGGTGCCAATACACCCAACATGGCTGCTGTCCTGACAG GCACACTGAAGCAGCTGGACCCAACTATGAAGGTTGCGGCTGCCACACTTACCAGTTCGGCTGCTGCCCAGATGGCACCACTATCGCAAAGGGTCCCAACCTATACGGCTGCCATTGCTCGCAGTCACAATTTGGCTGCTGCGGTGATGGCCAGACGGCGGCCAAGGGACCGGAGGGTGCTGGGTGCGATTGCGCAGCCAGTAAACATGGATGCTGCCCAGACGGACAGACTGAGGCTACCGGAGAGAAGTTCGCTGGTTGTGCTGATATTCCTGTTAATAGACAAG CAAGCTGTGCTTTGAAGACCGACCGCGGTCCATGCCGTAACTACTCAGTCAGTTGGTACTACGACATCGAATATGGTGGCTGTTCACGATTCTGGTACGGAGGCTGCGAAGGAAATGGAAACCGGTTCAGCTCCCAAGAGGAATGTCAAGACGTCTGCGTGCACCCAAGTCCAAAAG ACGCCTGCAAGCTACCCAAGTCCAAGGGTGCCTGTCAAGGCTACAACCTGCATTGGTACTTCGACACGGACCGTCAGCAATGCGGCCAGTTCGTGTACGGAGGGTGCCTCGGTAACGACAACAACTTCGAGACCCGAGACGCTTGCCAGGATCAGTGCGAGCCGGCACGAAGTGGAA ACCAATGTCACTTACCTCTGGAGCGCGGTTCATGTGCCGGCAACTTCAACCGATGGGGCTACAACAAGGAGGCGGGCCGGTGCGAGCAGTTCACATGGGGAGGCTGCGAAGGAAACGGAAACAGGTTTAATTCTGAAGCTGCTTGCGTACAGAAGTGCGATCCGCCGGGAGCTCTTAAAC CTGAATGCACGCTGCCTAAGGAACCAGGCAACTGTACTGAGAAGTACGCGAGATGGGCCTTCAGCGAGTCTGAGAACCGATGCCTTCCGTTCTACTTCACCGGGTGTAATGGCAATGACAATAACTATCAGACCGAGGAGGAATGTAGCTCAAGATGCCCAAGTGCCTATG AACAAGACACTTGTCTGCTGCCCGCGGAAACTGGCTCTTGCGCCGACTACAGAGAAAAGTGGTACTTCGATTCTGCTGAACAAAG ATGTCGCCAGTTCTACTACGGCGGTTGCGGCGGGAACGACAACAACTTCAACAGCCAGATTGAGTGCGAGCGGCGCTGCCGGCAGGCGGCCTCCACCACCACCACGCCACAGCCGTCAGCCCCTGAACAGTTCAGGAATG AGTTTTGCTTCATGGAAGTGGACCAGGGTCCTTGCCACGAAGCGGAGCCGCGCTGGGCGTACGACAGCGCGCGCGGCGCCTGCACGCAGTTCCAGTACGGAGGCTGCGGCGGGAACAGGAACAACTTCCCCAGCCGGGAATACTGCCAGTACTACTGCTCGCCTGCCCAGG ATGTGTGCCAGCTGCCGATGTCCACTGGCCCGTGCGAGGCGTCAGTGATGGCGTGGTTCTACGACGCGTCTTCAGACAGCTGCAGCCAGTTCACTTACGGAGGATGCGAGGGCAACGGCAACAG ATTCCAGTCCCGAGATGAATGTGAAAGACGCTGCAGAACCGGCCCAGCGGCTCCTGCTCCGGCTGAAACCACCACCACTGCGGCAGCGCCTACG GAGTCCATAGCGCCGCAATGCCAGTCGTACCCCGAGCCGTGCACGTCGACAGGCGAGGTCTGGTACTACGACCAGGGCCGGCGCGAGTGCGTGCCGCATCAGAACCAGCAGTACGGGGCGGAGTGCAGGAACACCGGCGTGTTCCAGTCCCAGGAGGCCTGCGACAGGTCTTGTGGTGCCTTTAGAGGACTTG ACGTGTGCAACTCCCCGCTGGACGCCGGTCCGTGCCAGGCGTTCGAGACGAAGATCTTCTTCAACCAGACGGCGCAGGCGTGCCAGGCGTTCACGTACGGAGGCTGCCACGGCGGGCCCAACCGCTTCTCCACCGTGGACGAGTGCGAGCAGACTTGCCGGCCGAGGACAGACGGTAGTG ACGTGTGCAACATGGAGCAGGACTCGGGCAGCTGCGACGGCTACTACATCAAGTGGTTCTACGACCGCCTGCGCGGGGACTGCGGACAGTTCATCTACACCGGCTGCGGAGGCAACCAGAACAA CTTCGAGACACAGGAGGCTTGCGAGGGCCGCTGCATCTATGGTCAGCTGCAGCCCACGACCGCCCTCCCACCGTCCACCGCCTCCCAGACCGTGCAGCAACAAGTCACTGTCACTCCACAG GCGACGGACCCGAAATGCACGACACCAGAATCTCTGGAGCCCTGTGGCTTCAACAGCACGGTGTTCTACTACGACTCGACGGTTCAGGACTGCGTGGCCGGCAACATCGGCGGCTGCAGACACCCCAACAGCTACGCTACTGAGGAGCAGTGCCAGAGGGAGTGCGGACTTTTCAGAGGACTGG ACGTATGCCGTTACAACCTGGACCCCGGTCCATGCAAGGCGTCGATCCCCAAGTACTTCTACGATCCGGTGACGGGCGCCTGCCAGATCTTCGCTTAcggcggctgcggcggcgggcCCAACCGCTTCTCTACCGTCGAGGAGTGCGAGAAAATCTGCACAAGAGGTGCAG GTATAAACGAAGTGACGGAGTGTGATGCGTACATCGAGGAGTGCAACCAGATCCGCTGCGAGTACGGAGTGCAGAGCGTGCGCACGGAGACAGGCTGTGAGCGCTGTCTgtgcgccgccgcgcccagcAACTGCGATGCGCAGGCGCGGGAGTGCGCAGAGATCAAGTGTCCCTTCGGAGTGGACAAGACCGTTGGAGAGGATAACTGTGAAAG ATGCACGTGCAAGGAGCACCTGTGCGCCGGGCAGGTGTGCCCCGCGGGACAGCGCTGCGTGCTGGACGCCTACCGCGACCCCGTCACCCAGGAGTCCAGATACAACGCCGACTGCAGGACAG TCAACAAGCCAGGCCTGTGTCCATCGGAGCAGCTGCTGGCCACGGAGCAGGCGTGCCGGCGCGAGTGCACGGACGACGCGGACTGCCGCGGGGTCGGCAAGTGCTGCGCGAGCGGGTGCAGCCAGCTGTGCGTGGCGCCGCTGGCCTCCGCCACCACGCCCTACGTGCCCAGTACTACTGGGGTACCTG AGCTGCCGCAAGCGCCTCAAGCGAACCCGCAGACGGAGCCGGAGGTGATGTCGGAGGAGAACGGCAAGGCCACGCTGCGCTGCCTGTTCCACGGCAACCCGCCGCCCAAGATCACCTGGCAACGTGGGAAGGTCACG ATCGACGGCACGGTGGGCCGCTACCGGCTGCTGTCGGACGGCGCGCTGGAGATCGTGCAGCTGTACCGCAACGACTCGGGGGTCTACATCTGCGTCGCCAACAACGGGCTCGGCACTGCCCGGCAGGAGGTGCGCCTGCAAGTTAATG ATCCGGTGGAGCGCGCGGCCGGCATCGCGGGCGACGCGGGCGCGGCGGTCACGGGCGAGCTGGGCCAGGCGCTGGCGCTGCGCTGCCTCGCCTACGGCTACCCGACGCCCACCATCGCCTGGTACCGCGGCGTCAGCGGGCCCATGGTGCCCTTCGTGAGCAGACAGTACGAAGCGCGTGGATTCGTCCTGCAAATCCGAGCATTAGACCTGGAGACGATTGGAGAGTACGCGTGTCAAGCGTACAACGGGCTGGGCAAGCCGGCGTCGTGGGCCGTGGTGGTGCAGGCGTACCAGCCGGACGGGCAGCACATCGACAGCCCCTTCCTGGTGGCGCGGGAGAGCGTGGTGCGGGTCACCCCGCGGCTGGCCTACACCGAGCCGACCACCGCCGCCACCACGCCCGAGCCCGAGCCAGAGGTGCCCGTCTACACCG TGCCGGTGTCGACTCGCCTGCGGGCAACCCAGAACAAGTTCGCGTCAGGCTCCGAGTTGTCTATCCCGTGTGAGGTGGACGGGTACCCGACTCCTGAAGTACACTGGACTAAGGATGGCGTGAGACTGCAGCCCAGCGACCGCCTGCAACTGTCAG ACGCGCGGCTCACTATCTCGCAACTGGCGCCGGCTGACAGCGGCGTGTACGGCTGCCACGCCGCCAACGCCTTCAGCTCGCACTACGCCACCCTGCAGATCACCGTCGAAG GGCTGTACATCCCGGCGTCGTGCTACGACAATCCTTTCTTCGCCAACTGCGCGCTCATCGTCAGCGGACACTTCTGCCACCACAAGTACTACTCCGG ATTCTGTTGCAACTCGTGCGTGCGGTCCGGGCAGATCTCCATCGAGGAGATTCAGTCCCTCATGAGCAGCAAGCGCAGGAAGTAG